The following are encoded in a window of Jeotgalibacillus aurantiacus genomic DNA:
- the mnmE gene encoding tRNA uridine-5-carboxymethylaminomethyl(34) synthesis GTPase MnmE codes for MEFDTIAAISTPMGEGAIAIVRLSGDEAFQIADRVFKGIGGKQLQSVPSHTIHYGHIVDPAKDETIEEVMVSVMKGPKTFTREDVVEINCHGGIVSVNHVLQLLLRQGARMAEPGEFTKRAFLNGRIDLSQAEAVMDLIRAKTDRAMNVAMNQMQGRLSKLVQSLRQEILEILAQVEVNIDYPEYDDVEEMTLKMMMEKSQYVRSEIEKLLRTSEQGKILREGLSTVIIGRPNVGKSSLLNSLVQENKAIVTDIPGTTRDVIEEYVNVRGVPLRLVDTAGIRETEDIVERIGVERSRKVLKEADLILLVLNHGEELSDEDRRLFEAVSGMDVIVIVNKTDLDRAIDLDEVQQLADRHKLVTTSLLKEEGVDELEEAIASLFFDGSVELGDGTYVSNSRHIALLHQALQSIEEAIQSAEMGTPVDMVQIDLRRTWEILGEMIGDTVQESLIDQLFSQFCLGK; via the coding sequence ATGGAATTTGATACGATTGCAGCGATTTCCACGCCGATGGGTGAAGGCGCAATCGCAATTGTACGGTTAAGCGGTGATGAAGCATTTCAAATTGCTGACCGCGTGTTCAAAGGGATCGGCGGGAAGCAGCTGCAGTCTGTTCCTTCTCATACGATCCATTACGGACACATTGTGGATCCAGCTAAAGATGAGACCATTGAGGAAGTCATGGTATCCGTGATGAAGGGGCCAAAAACCTTTACGCGGGAAGATGTGGTGGAGATCAATTGTCACGGCGGGATTGTCAGTGTGAATCACGTGCTGCAGCTGCTTTTAAGACAAGGAGCCAGAATGGCAGAGCCGGGTGAATTTACAAAGCGGGCTTTCTTAAATGGCCGGATTGATTTATCTCAGGCTGAAGCTGTTATGGACCTGATTCGTGCCAAAACAGATCGCGCGATGAACGTAGCGATGAATCAGATGCAGGGGCGCTTGTCCAAGCTCGTTCAGTCACTGCGACAGGAGATCCTCGAGATCCTGGCACAGGTTGAAGTGAATATTGATTATCCGGAATATGACGACGTGGAAGAAATGACGTTGAAGATGATGATGGAGAAATCACAGTATGTAAGATCAGAAATCGAGAAGCTGCTCAGAACGTCAGAGCAGGGGAAGATTTTACGTGAAGGGCTGTCAACGGTCATTATCGGGCGTCCGAACGTAGGGAAATCCTCTCTGTTAAACAGTCTTGTTCAGGAGAATAAAGCGATTGTAACGGATATTCCGGGGACAACCCGTGACGTCATTGAGGAATACGTTAATGTACGCGGCGTTCCGCTTCGCCTAGTAGATACAGCAGGGATTCGGGAAACAGAGGATATTGTTGAACGAATAGGTGTTGAACGTTCACGTAAAGTGCTGAAGGAAGCGGATTTAATTCTTCTCGTTTTAAATCACGGTGAAGAGCTTTCAGACGAAGACCGACGATTATTTGAAGCGGTGAGCGGGATGGATGTCATCGTCATCGTCAATAAAACAGACCTCGATCGTGCCATTGATTTAGATGAAGTACAGCAGCTGGCGGACCGCCACAAGCTCGTGACAACTTCTTTATTAAAGGAAGAAGGTGTTGATGAACTTGAAGAAGCCATCGCCTCTCTATTCTTTGACGGATCCGTTGAACTTGGTGACGGAACCTACGTCTCTAACAGCCGTCACATCGCACTTTTACACCAGGCGCTTCAATCAATCGAAGAAGCCATTCAAAGCGCTGAAATGGGCACACCTGTTGATATGGTCCAGATCGACCTTCGCCGCACGTGGGAAATCCTCGGCGAAATGATCGGAGACACCGTCCAGGAAAGCCTCATCGACCAGCTATTCTCGCAATTCTGCCTTGGGAAATAA
- the mnmG gene encoding tRNA uridine-5-carboxymethylaminomethyl(34) synthesis enzyme MnmG, which yields MVKKFEAGNYDVIVIGAGHAGVEAGLAAARMGAKTLMLTINLDMVAFMPCNPSVGGPAKGIVVREIDALGGQMGRTIDQTHIQMRMLNTGKGPAVRALRAQADKVLYQQMMKEAIENEPNITLLQGMVEELIIEGEECHGVVTNTGATFRAKTTIITAGTFLRGEVIIGDLKYSSGPNNQQPSIGLADHLRGLGFDIVRFKTGTPPRVNSHTIDYSKTEIQPGDETPRAFSYETTNYITDQLPCWLTYTNETTHTIIDENLHRSAMYSGMIKGTGPRYCPSIEDKVVRFNDKPRHQIFLEPEGRNTKEVYVQGLSTSLPEDVQQQILATIPGLENAQMMRSGYAIEYDAVVPTQLWPTLETKKIRNLYTAGQINGTSGYEEAAGQGIMAGINAARRAFGQDEVILSRSDAYIGVLIDDLVTKGTNEPYRLLTSRAEYRLLLRHDNADLRLTDIGYEIGLIKEDRYEKFNEKKALIDLEIDRLKTVMIKPNEHVQALLEAAGSSALKDGIRGTDLLRRPEITYNLIKQIIPSETALPEDVEEQVEIQIKYEGYIEKSLQQVDKLKKMENKKIPDGIDYQAITGLASEARQKLQEVRPLSIAQASRISGVNPADISILLVYIEQGRIAKVAGE from the coding sequence ATGGTGAAAAAATTTGAGGCAGGTAACTACGACGTCATCGTCATCGGTGCAGGTCACGCCGGCGTCGAAGCCGGACTGGCAGCTGCCCGCATGGGTGCCAAAACCCTGATGCTGACGATCAACTTAGATATGGTGGCATTTATGCCATGTAACCCTTCTGTCGGAGGTCCGGCAAAAGGGATTGTTGTGCGTGAAATTGACGCACTCGGCGGTCAGATGGGCAGAACCATCGACCAGACGCACATCCAGATGCGTATGCTGAATACAGGAAAAGGCCCGGCTGTCCGTGCACTGCGCGCGCAGGCGGACAAAGTGCTGTATCAGCAAATGATGAAAGAAGCGATTGAAAATGAACCGAATATAACACTTCTTCAAGGGATGGTTGAAGAGCTGATCATTGAAGGCGAAGAGTGTCACGGCGTTGTGACCAATACGGGTGCAACATTCCGTGCGAAAACAACGATCATTACAGCTGGTACCTTCCTTCGTGGAGAGGTAATCATTGGAGATCTGAAATACTCCAGCGGTCCGAATAATCAGCAGCCGTCAATTGGTCTTGCCGATCACCTTCGCGGACTCGGTTTTGATATCGTCCGTTTCAAGACGGGAACGCCGCCGCGTGTGAACAGTCACACGATTGATTACAGCAAAACGGAAATTCAGCCGGGTGATGAAACGCCGCGTGCGTTCAGCTATGAAACGACTAACTATATTACTGATCAGCTGCCATGCTGGCTGACGTATACAAATGAGACAACGCATACCATTATTGATGAAAATTTACACCGCTCAGCGATGTATTCGGGTATGATTAAAGGAACCGGTCCACGTTACTGTCCTTCTATTGAAGATAAAGTGGTCCGCTTTAATGACAAACCACGCCATCAGATCTTTTTAGAACCTGAAGGAAGAAATACAAAAGAAGTGTATGTGCAGGGACTGTCAACGAGTCTGCCGGAGGATGTACAGCAGCAGATTCTTGCAACGATTCCGGGACTTGAAAATGCCCAGATGATGAGATCAGGTTATGCGATTGAATATGATGCAGTCGTGCCAACTCAGCTATGGCCAACACTTGAAACAAAGAAAATCCGAAACCTTTACACAGCCGGCCAGATTAACGGTACGTCCGGTTATGAAGAGGCAGCCGGTCAGGGCATTATGGCTGGTATTAATGCAGCGCGCCGTGCTTTTGGTCAGGACGAAGTGATCCTCAGCCGCTCTGATGCCTATATTGGAGTGCTGATTGATGACCTTGTGACGAAGGGAACAAATGAACCTTATCGTCTGCTGACATCCCGTGCAGAATACCGTCTGCTGCTTCGTCATGACAATGCGGATCTGCGTCTGACGGATATCGGTTATGAAATTGGTCTGATTAAAGAGGATCGCTATGAAAAGTTTAATGAGAAAAAAGCACTCATTGATCTTGAAATCGATCGCCTGAAAACCGTGATGATTAAGCCGAATGAGCACGTTCAGGCGCTCCTTGAAGCGGCTGGCAGCAGTGCGTTGAAAGACGGAATTCGCGGAACGGACCTTTTAAGAAGACCGGAAATCACGTACAATCTAATTAAACAAATCATCCCGTCTGAAACCGCTCTTCCGGAGGATGTCGAAGAGCAGGTTGAAATTCAGATTAAATACGAAGGATATATTGAAAAATCACTTCAGCAGGTAGACAAGCTGAAAAAAATGGAAAATAAAAAAATTCCGGATGGTATTGATTATCAGGCCATCACAGGACTCGCAAGCGAAGCGCGCCAAAAGCTACAGGAGGTACGCCCGCTGTCGATTGCCCAGGCATCCCGTATTTCCGGGGTGAATCCGGCTGACATTTCAATTCTTCTCGTTTATATCGAACAGGGACGGATTGCAAAAGTAGCAGGCGAGTAA
- the rsmG gene encoding 16S rRNA (guanine(527)-N(7))-methyltransferase RsmG, producing the protein MTEQQFYEQLKAKGIDLSDQQLGQFRTYYEVLVEWNEKMNLTAITDREEVYLKHFYDSISAAFYLDFSKPMTICDVGAGAGFPSIPIKICFPHLDVSIVDSLKKRITFLEHLADELKLDHVHFYHDRAETFGQNPSHREQYDLVTARAVARLSVLSELCLPLVKTGGQFAAMKGASAPEEREESKKAIQLLGGKETAVHSFTLPVEDSERSIIVIKKAKSTPKKYPRKPGTPNKSPL; encoded by the coding sequence ATGACAGAACAGCAGTTTTATGAACAGCTTAAAGCCAAAGGCATTGACCTTTCTGATCAACAGCTCGGGCAATTCAGAACGTATTACGAAGTGCTCGTGGAGTGGAATGAGAAGATGAACCTGACAGCCATTACGGATCGTGAAGAAGTGTATTTAAAGCACTTCTACGATTCAATAAGTGCTGCGTTTTATCTGGATTTCTCAAAGCCGATGACGATCTGTGATGTAGGTGCGGGAGCGGGTTTTCCAAGTATTCCGATTAAAATCTGCTTCCCTCACCTTGATGTTTCAATCGTGGATTCCCTGAAAAAACGAATCACGTTTCTTGAGCATTTAGCCGATGAATTAAAGCTTGATCACGTGCACTTTTACCATGATCGTGCTGAGACGTTTGGACAAAATCCGTCTCACCGCGAACAGTATGACCTGGTCACAGCGCGTGCAGTTGCAAGACTGTCGGTCCTTTCAGAGCTATGCTTACCGCTTGTGAAAACGGGTGGACAGTTTGCAGCGATGAAAGGTGCGAGCGCACCTGAAGAGCGTGAAGAAAGTAAAAAAGCGATTCAGCTTCTTGGCGGAAAAGAAACGGCCGTTCATTCTTTTACGCTGCCTGTAGAAGACAGTGAACGGTCAATCATTGTGATCAAAAAAGCAAAATCTACACCGAAAAAGTATCCAAGAAAACCGGGGACTCCTAACAAATCCCCGCTGTAA